The genomic segment GACACCGGGAAGGACGTGGTCGTCGATCCGGGCGTCACCGAGGAGCAGCGCAGGGACGCCGAGCGCGCTCAGAAACTTGCGGAAGAGGCCCAGAAGAAGGCCGAGCGGGAGCAGAAGAAGCTCGAAGCGGAGCAGCGCCGGCAGGTCGAGGAGGAGCGGAAGGGCGGCCCGGGGCGCGGCGACAACGACGGCGGCGACGACGACTGATCACGGCTTCAGGGCGGATTCAGGCGCCGCGGGCCAGACTGGACCCGATGCGGATTCTGGTGGTGGATGACGAGGTGCGCCTGGCCGACGGCATCCGTCGCGGTCTGGAAGCCGAGGGCTTCGGCGTGGATGTCGCGCACAACGGCGTGGACGGCCTGTGGCGGGCTCGCGAGACCGCGTACGACGCGATCGTGCTCGACCTGATGATGCCGGGCATGAGCGGGTGGAAGGTCTGCGAGGCGCTGCGCGCGGAGGAGAACTGGACGCCGGTGCTGATGCTCACCGCGAAGGACGGCGAGTGGGATCAGGTCGAGGCGCTCGAGACGGGGGCCGACGACTACGTCACCAAGCCGTTCTCATTCGCGGTGCTCGTCGCGCGGCTGCGGGCGCTGATACGACGCGGGGGGATCGAGCGACCGACCGTGCTCGAGGCGGGCGACCTCCGGCTCGACCCGGGCGCACGCCGGGCGTGGCGGGGCGAGGCCGAGATCGAGCTGACCTCGCGGGAGTTCTCGGTGCTCGAGCACCTGATGCGCCACCGCGGCCAGGTGCTGTCCAAGCGCGACCTCATCGCGGGCGTGTGGAACGACGACTTCGAGGGCGACCCGAACATCGTCGAGGTGTACGTGGGGCACCTCCGGCGCAAGGTCGACCGGCCGTTCGGGCGCGCCGCCATCGAGACCGTGCGCGGTGCGGGGTACCGACTGGCGGCCGACGGTGGCTGAGCGACGGCGGTCCCTCCGCACCCGCATCACGGCCGCCGCCACGCTGGTCGTCGCCGCCGCTCTCGTCGTGGGGGCGCTGGCGTTCTACGGCATCCTCGCGGCGAGCGTCCGCGACGCCGCCGTGCGCGCCGCCGAGACCCGCGCCGAGCAGCTCGCGACCCGCGTCGACGACGAAGGGCTCGCGGCGGTGACCGAGCTCGAAGACGACATCGTGCAGGTGCGTGACGACGACGGCCGCATCGTCGCGGTCTCGGAGGAGGCCGACAGCGGCGACCTGCCCGACGACGACGGCGCCGCCATCACCTACGACGGCGAGCCGATGATCGTCGTGCGAGAGGACCTCGACGACGGAACGCTCCTCCTCGCCGCCCCGGTCGAGGACGACCAGGGCACGCTCGCCACCGTCGCGCTGCTCCTCGCGGTCGCCGTCGCCGGAGTCGTGGCGCTGGTCGCCGCGATCACGTGGTGGGTGGTGGGCCGGGCGCTGCGCCCGGTCGCCCGCATCCGGGCCGAGGTGGACGACATCACCGCCGACCGGCTCGACCGCCGGGTCGCGGTGCCGCCCTCGGGCGACGAGATCGCCGCGCTCGCCGGGACGATGAACCGCATGCTGGACCGGCTGGATGCCTCGGCCACCGCGCAACGGCGGTTCGTGTCGGATGCCTCCCACGAGCTGCGTTCGCCGCTCGCGACGATCCGCCAGCACGCCGAGCTGGCGCAGCTGCATCCGGACGCGACCTCCGTCGACGATCTGGCAGGCGTGGTGCACGACGAGGGACTGCGGATGCAAGGGCTCGTCGATGCGCTGCTGCTGCTGACGAAGCTGGACGAGCGCGCGCCGCTGCGCGCGGAGTCGGTCGATCTCGACGACCTCGCGCTCGCCGAGGTGAAGCGGCTGCGCGCCGCCGGGGTGGCGGCGGACGGGTCGGGCATCCGCGCCGCGCGGGTGCGCGGGGATGTGCGCCTGCTCGGTCAGCTGGTGCGCAACCTCGCCGACAATGCGGCCCGGCACGCGCGGTCAGCGGTGGCCGTCGGCGTCGCCGAACGCGACGGGCACGTGCAGCTGACCGTCGACGACGACGGTGCCGGGGTGCCGGTCGCCGAGCGCGAACGCGTCTTCGAGCGGTTCGTGCGGCTCGACGAGGCCCGGGCGCGCGACGCCGGCGGCAGCGGGCTGGGCCTGGCGATCGTGCGCGCAGTGGCGGAGGCAGAGGGCGGGTCGGTGCGGGTCGAAGACTCGCCGCTCGGCGGCGCGCGGTTCACCGTCGTGCTGCCGACGGCTCCCTGAACGCGGCTTCAGCAGGCTTCAGGTGTGCTTCAGCACCCGGTCGGCACCATCGAGACATGGATGACACGAACCGCACCCCCGAGACTTCCCCCACCGCCCCCCAGCCGCAGCCGCATGACGCGGAGCGCGTCGACGCGGCCCGCGCCGACGCGATGGCGGCCACCCCTGCTGCCGCCGCCGACGCACCGAAGCGCCGCCGCAACCGGGGCCTCCTGATCGCCGGTGGCGCCGTGCTGGCCGCCGCGCTCGTCACCGGCGGCGGGATCGCCGTGGGCGCGGCGATCGCCGACGAGGTCGGCGACACGTCGTCTGCGAGCGACGACGACGCCGACGACGCCGACGACGTCGACGACCAGCCGGACGGTGACGACGCGAGCGACGACAGCGCCTCCGGCGACCTGTCGAACCTCGGCACCTCGTCGGCCGACGACATCGTCGCGATGGTCGAGGCCGCAGCCGCGGCGGGCGAGGGCGAGCCGGTCTCGATCGACCTGAAGCGCGACGGCGGCGCCGAGGTGTCGCTCGAGGCGTCGGACGGTGCCGAGACCGAGGTGCGGGTCGACGCGGCGGGCGAGGCATCCGTCATCTCCACCGAGCAGGCCGACTCCGACGACACCGCGCCGCAGAACGTGCTCGATGCCGCCGCCATCGCATCGATCGTGGATGCCGCGCTCGCCGAGGCCGATGGCCGCATCGTCGAGATCGAGGCCGACGACGACAGCACCTCGCCGTGGGATGTGACCGTCCTCACCGCCGGCGGGCAGTTCGTCGAGATCGACCTGGACGCGCAGTTCGCCGTCGTGGCGTCGGGCACCGACGACGACGACTGAGCTCTCCCCCTGAGCGCCGCGGGCACCTTGTCAACAGGGTGCCCGCGGCGGCTGTTCTCCCTAGCCTGAAGCCATGACGGTCAGAGAGCTCTGGTTGGTCCGGCACGGGGAGAGCATCGGCAACGTCGCCGCGACGCGAGCCGAGATCGAGGGGCTGGAGGTCATCCCCCTGGATGAGCGCGATGCCGACGTTCCGCTGTCCGACACCGGTCGCGACCAGGCGGCCGCGCTCGGCGGGTGGCTGCAGGGCCACCGGGGAAGCGTCGACGCGTTCTGGGTGTCGCCGTACCGGAGGGCGCGCGAGACGCTGGAGATCGCGCTCGAGGCCTCCGGTGGCGACGGTGCGGTGGTCGTGGACGAGCGGCTGCGCGACCGGGAGCTCGGCATCCTGGATCTCCTCACCAGGACGGGTGTCGTCCGGCGTCACCCCGAAGAGATGGCCCGGCGCAAGCACCTCGGCAAGTTCTACCACCGGCCGCCCGGCGGCGAATCGTGGGCCGACGTGGCGCTGCGGCTGCGTTCGTTCCTGCGCGAGGCGCTGGCGGGTCCGGGCGAACGCGTCGTGCTGGTGGCGCACGACGCCGTCGTGATGCTGCTGCTGTATGTGCTGCGGGGACTCAGGGAGGACGAGCTGCTGGCGTTCGCCGACGACCACACCGTGCTCAACGCGTCGGTCACGCACCTCGTCCGAGGAGCGGACGGGTGGGAGCTCATCGACTTCTCCGACGTCGCCCATCTTCAGCGCGAGGGAGCCGACGTCACCGCCCACCCCGGAAGCCCCGATGTCGAGCCGGCCTGAGCGGGTCACCGAGTCGCTGCTGCGCGGCTGGGGCCTGCCCGACCCGGGCGACTCCAAGAAGTCGCGCGGAGACGTGGTCGTCGTCGGCGGGTCGCGCACGTCGCCGGGCGCGGTGCTGCTCGCGGGCGAGGCCGCGCTCCGTGTCGGCGCCGGGCGCGTGGCGCTCGCGGTGCCGCAGTCCATCGACGCGCAGGTCGGGATCGCTCTGCCCGAGGCCGGGATCCTCGCCCTTCCGGATGCGGCGGACGAGCCGCTCGAAGGCGACCTGCGTGAGCAGATCGCGTCGGCGGACGCCGTGCTCCTGGGACCCGGATTCTCCGATCCCGACGAGACCCGCGCCACTCTGCTCGCCGTCGCCGCGGTGGGGCCGGAGGTGCTGGTGCTCGACGCGTTCGCGCTCGGGGTGCTCGGCGACGTCGACCGCGCGGCGCTGCCGGGGACGCTCGTGCTGAATCCGAACAAGGAGGAGGCCGGCATCCTGCTGGGCCGTGGCCTCGACGACCATGAGGGCGACGTCCGCGAGATCGCGCGCCGGTTCGACGCGGTGGTGAACTGCTACGGCACGGTCGCCGATCCGGATGGACGCACCTGGCGTGTCGACGAGGGCGATGCGGGGCTCGGCACGTCGGGCAGCGGCGACGTGCTCGCGGGGGCGATCACCGGATTCGCGGCGCGGGGCATCGAGCCGGCCCGCGCGGCGGTGTGGGCCGCGTGGGTGCACGG from the Microbacterium atlanticum genome contains:
- a CDS encoding histidine phosphatase family protein, with protein sequence MTVRELWLVRHGESIGNVAATRAEIEGLEVIPLDERDADVPLSDTGRDQAAALGGWLQGHRGSVDAFWVSPYRRARETLEIALEASGGDGAVVVDERLRDRELGILDLLTRTGVVRRHPEEMARRKHLGKFYHRPPGGESWADVALRLRSFLREALAGPGERVVLVAHDAVVMLLLYVLRGLREDELLAFADDHTVLNASVTHLVRGADGWELIDFSDVAHLQREGADVTAHPGSPDVEPA
- a CDS encoding PepSY domain-containing protein gives rise to the protein MDDTNRTPETSPTAPQPQPHDAERVDAARADAMAATPAAAADAPKRRRNRGLLIAGGAVLAAALVTGGGIAVGAAIADEVGDTSSASDDDADDADDVDDQPDGDDASDDSASGDLSNLGTSSADDIVAMVEAAAAAGEGEPVSIDLKRDGGAEVSLEASDGAETEVRVDAAGEASVISTEQADSDDTAPQNVLDAAAIASIVDAALAEADGRIVEIEADDDSTSPWDVTVLTAGGQFVEIDLDAQFAVVASGTDDDD
- a CDS encoding ADP-dependent NAD(P)H-hydrate dehydratase is translated as MSSRPERVTESLLRGWGLPDPGDSKKSRGDVVVVGGSRTSPGAVLLAGEAALRVGAGRVALAVPQSIDAQVGIALPEAGILALPDAADEPLEGDLREQIASADAVLLGPGFSDPDETRATLLAVAAVGPEVLVLDAFALGVLGDVDRAALPGTLVLNPNKEEAGILLGRGLDDHEGDVREIARRFDAVVNCYGTVADPDGRTWRVDEGDAGLGTSGSGDVLAGAITGFAARGIEPARAAVWAAWVHGRAGRLLGARLGLGFLARELARELPVAMRDVAS
- a CDS encoding response regulator transcription factor, with protein sequence MRILVVDDEVRLADGIRRGLEAEGFGVDVAHNGVDGLWRARETAYDAIVLDLMMPGMSGWKVCEALRAEENWTPVLMLTAKDGEWDQVEALETGADDYVTKPFSFAVLVARLRALIRRGGIERPTVLEAGDLRLDPGARRAWRGEAEIELTSREFSVLEHLMRHRGQVLSKRDLIAGVWNDDFEGDPNIVEVYVGHLRRKVDRPFGRAAIETVRGAGYRLAADGG
- a CDS encoding sensor histidine kinase, translated to MAERRRSLRTRITAAATLVVAAALVVGALAFYGILAASVRDAAVRAAETRAEQLATRVDDEGLAAVTELEDDIVQVRDDDGRIVAVSEEADSGDLPDDDGAAITYDGEPMIVVREDLDDGTLLLAAPVEDDQGTLATVALLLAVAVAGVVALVAAITWWVVGRALRPVARIRAEVDDITADRLDRRVAVPPSGDEIAALAGTMNRMLDRLDASATAQRRFVSDASHELRSPLATIRQHAELAQLHPDATSVDDLAGVVHDEGLRMQGLVDALLLLTKLDERAPLRAESVDLDDLALAEVKRLRAAGVAADGSGIRAARVRGDVRLLGQLVRNLADNAARHARSAVAVGVAERDGHVQLTVDDDGAGVPVAERERVFERFVRLDEARARDAGGSGLGLAIVRAVAEAEGGSVRVEDSPLGGARFTVVLPTAP